A region of the Harpia harpyja isolate bHarHar1 chromosome 14, bHarHar1 primary haplotype, whole genome shotgun sequence genome:
AGAGGTGCCGGACCCGAAGTCACGGAGAGGGCGAGGTGTCCAAAGCCCCCTCAGGAAATCTGTCCCTGGCTGGAAGCGGGGTCATGATTATCTGCTGTTTATGCCAGGGCTTTGGATTACATAAGGCTGTCGCTCTGTACGTGCAGCGGGAGCTGAAGatctgcagcaggggaggagcagAGCACAAGGGGAAAACGCGCTGCTGCTGCGAGAGGTACTAGCGAGGGCCTGGGCTCCCCGCAGGCATCAGGGTGGTGTCgctgcagcaggatttgctgTACAGCCGAGCGAAttgcagggaggccagctctgtctctgcagaaagaaatgcCAGGCTTCGGAGAGGGCGCAGTTGCGATCCCGCAGCCTGGAGGTGCGGGGAGCTGAGGACCTCTGCCCCTGAAATGAGGTTTCTGTAATCACAGTGGCCGTAGTAGGTGGGGAGTGAGCTCAAGGCAGGGCAGAGATAAGAAATTCTGAGGATGTTGAAGGGATACCATTAAGTGCGATACGATCCCATGAATCCGTATCGACAGGCCTGGATAGGGTGCGAGGTAGGGAATGCCCTGCCCTTAAACAGTCCAAGGAGCAACATGTCTCTTTGCACTCACATTACCTTCTGCCCTACAGAAAACAGCTTGCACGATTCCTGCCCATGACGGGCCTCTGGCTGCTCTTGCCTTCAACTCCACCGGCTCGAAGCTGGCAAGTGCTTCCGAAAAAGTGAGTGAGCGCTGCTGCGAGCaccctccctgctgcctgtgctctctgcctggggctggcagggggggtCCCAGCCAGCTCTGGTGCATCGGCTGCCTGGAGCACGGAGATCAGGACCTCTGAGCTGCCCGTTCTTAAATGCGGCTAACAGAGGAGGGGCACTAAAAGGACTCTGACTTGTAAGAGGCCAGTGTATCGGGTTCAGATTGACTCCGGCTGGCAAACAGGAGGGGCCTTTGCACATCCTGAGTTTCCTGGGTGTGTCAGAGAAAGGGCTTACGCTCTTTGCCCTGCTCCTGCGTGAtctttccatttgcattttttgcagGGCACAGTCATTCGTGTATTTTCCATTCCTGGGGGGCAAAAGCTCTATGAATTCCGGCGCGGGATGAAAAGGTCAGTTCATTCTTCTGTCGGTGACAAGTACACAGAGGGCTCCCGGAGCAAAAATGTAAACAGAGGGACAGGGCAACGTCAGATCCTGGTGGCTTTGGCatcttttgcagaaagaaaacaagagtgaACGTATCAAATAGAAATGTCATTGTGCCAGACAGCCACGCTGCGCCCAGCTGCCTCCGGCAAGTTTAGTGATTCAATTCAGTGTGTCACAGAACAGGGCGATTGCAGAGAACAGAGGTAGATTCAGTCCTTTTACTCTGTCCTTCCTTGTTTCTTACTTGAAATAATGAAGTCCCCAAAGTTATCAGCCCAACTCTTGCCCTCACAAAGGAGATGCTTGGAAGCTACTAAGTCATTTGTGCAGAGCCCAAGTCTCGATGGCGGGAATGGGCTGTTGCTGCCCTTCTGCAGGCTCcctcaaatattttcagtagatCCATTCCTgacttttccctcttccccatccctgaCCTGCCTGTGATTTTACACCCACTTCTGCAAGTACAAAAACTGCCATGATCAAGACACCCTGGCCCTGCTGAACCTGTGCCGGAGGAGATGCCGTATGGATCCCACTACCCAGCGCTTTGGATAGCCTCCCTGGCTTTTGCAGTACCAGAAGCTTTAGCTGCCGTAGCAAGGGCGACGCAGATGTTCACTCCACAGACAGCTCTGTGAGCAAGGACATTTCCACCTCTCTGGCTGTTAGTGACTAGCTCGAGGCTacccccagctctgctgagcaGAGGGATTAGGGAAATGCTAGTCAGTAAGCCCACAGGCTCGGCAGCAGCCAGGCAGATGCTCCTCACCGTGTATGGGTCTCCTTCCTCCCCGTCCTCTTCTCTGTGAGCAAAACTGAGCAGTTCCCCTGGAACGGTATGCCGTGAAGTGACCAGTCCTGTCTTTACTTGGCCCTAGGTATGTGAACATCAGCTCTCTAGTGTTCAGCATGGATTCCCAGTTCCTCTGTGCTTCCAGCAACACGGAGACCGTGCACATCTTTAAACTGGAGCATCTCACTGACAGGTGAGGGGGTTAGCCTGGGTTAACCTGCCTGCCCCAAGGGTGTGTCTGCTTCAAAGGTTTGCCTTTACACTGCTGGCCTCCATTTCCTCACCATGTGCTCTCCATGAGCAATACCAGCTGCAAACTGTCTCTTTGGCTTTGTGTCCTAAGGGACTCGTTCCTTGGAAAAGCTACAGGCTGCATCCCTGCTGTCACCCTCTCCAGGCCCGCTCTGGGTTTATTAGCTGCCGCTGTCCCGTACCTCCTTCCCACATATCCAGCTAGGCTGGTGCACAATGTGTGCAGGTGCTCCAAAGAAAGCCTTCGCGTATCTGAGATCAGGATCGTTTTGTCTGTTCCTGGTCTGTTTTGTCACGCTGGTTGCGGTAGCGCCACTGATGCTGCTTTGTGACCCCCTCAGCCGGCCAGAAGAGCCTCCAACCTGGAGCGGTTACATGGGAAAGATGTTCCAGGCTGCTACCAACTACCTCCCTGCTCAGGTATCAGGCATGATGAACCAGGATCGAGCCTTTGCCACTGTCCGCCTGAACATCTCTGGACAAAGGAACATCTGTGCCCTCTCCACGTATGTACTGACGTCTGCATCCCCTCTGCCACGCCAGCCTGTGAGCAGACACAACTATCTCTGCAGAACACCATCGCTGTGGCCCCTTATCTTGGACCCGCACCTGCAGAGCACGTGGCATGGGTGCGTGCTGTATCTGTGTGCGAGCGCAGGTGTGTTTGGACTcatgatgcttttctttttaggatTCAGAAGCTGCCTCGACTGTTGGTGACTACGTCAGATGGACATCTCTATATCTATAACCTGGACCCACAAGATGGAGGGGAGTGTGTCTTAATTAAGAAACACAGGTAACTATACCTCCAGAGACATCTGACACAGAGgcttatcttttaaaaaattaagggAAATTTCACCTGAAAGCACAAAATGGTGCTGTAGGAGCAAGAACGTTAGAACTGACTTTGTGATTTTAGCTGCCTGATCCAACAGGTGTGGGTGGGAACCACGTCAGCAGGCAGGGATGTGGGGCTTCTTGCAGGAGAAACCAGAGACATCTCAGATCCCTAGGCAGTTGTAGGACATCTCAGCTTAGACAGCAGAGGTGGGCAGGCTGTGCCTTTGAAGatgcctccagcagcagagcGCTGACCACCGCGGTGGTAAGAGAGCAGAGCACCTTCTCCAGGCGTGAGTGGGTGCTGGAGAGCTGACTGTGGGAATGGGATGGTGCGGAGCGATGCTGGGAGCTTCCGTAAACAAAAACCTGCACAGATGCACgcctgcaggcaggcagtgccACAGCAGAGTCTTCCGTGCTGCTGTTCAGTTTGTACGCAAGTTTGATTAAGCACGtaacccccacacacacatcTGGGCTACTTGGCTCCAGATGTGAAGCCTTTGGGGTGGGGTGCGATGTAACATGTGCTCTAAGCTGGGAGGTGGCTGACAGCCAGGAAAATGCCAGCAGTTTTttgaaaagccacaaaacaacGGTACTTCAAAGCTGCGCTGTCCAGCGTGCTCCGGCCGACCCACCGCCTTCAGACACCGCTGACGCCCGCCTGCTCCCGTCCCGAAGCAGCCGTCCGGCGCTGGCGGGCCAGCTTTGTATGTGGGTTCCTCTCAGCATCAGAGGACTGAAAAGGGCCCTTGGGTCATGTGTTAACGTTACATCATACTATATCTCTGCTCAAACTCCGTCCTAAACTAGCCAGCGCTGCTTTTCCCATCTAGTCCGCTCCTGTTGGAAGCCCTTCGGAGCCCCCTCTGTGATTAGAAACACTGTTTGCCTTTGTAACCTAAAGCTTTTGTGGTCAATCTGTTCTCTTCTATTCTCGTGCCAGCATTGTCCTCTAGCCGAAGTAGTGCTTTCCCTATCTGCTGCTTCCCCCCCTGCTTTACTTGTAGAGCACAATGCTCTCCCCCTCTGCAGCGCTGTTAGGGCTGCAGGCAGTGCCTAGATGCAGTGATGCTTCAAGGAGATGTAGATGCATATGCTTGTCTTAGCCGGTGCTGGGGGGAGGAACAGTTGGGATCAGAACTAACTCTTCTCCCCTCTCTTGCTCCTGTACAATTAGTCTGCTTGGCTCAGGAAAGATGGAGGAGAACACAGAAAACGACCTTCGGCCTCCATTACCTCAATCTTATGCAGCAACTGTAGCCAGACAAAGTACAGTGCCTTCAACTTCGACCATGCCGGGTAAGTATCCTGTCTGCCCTTCCTCaggcagaaacaaaaaagccacCTGGGGCAGAGTGGAAAGTCTCCCAGCTTCCAAGGGTTCAAACAGAAACACCACTTGTGCAATGcaggctggggcagcaggacTCTCTTGAGCTCACCTGGTTCATCCCCTGCCCCAAAAACAGGCGAGGCATTTTCTGCTCTCTTTCCCGGGACCCCTTGCCAGCGCTTCTCCTCCTTGTGCAGAGCTGTACCACAAACAGCCCCACCGGCAGAGCAGTAACCACATCCGAGCTTCACGGTTTGtcagacagcagctgctgccaggctgatTTCCAGGAGTTGAAACCGTGGGTGTAGAAGTCAGATCTCACTATTTTTGTAGCAAGATCACTACAGATTCTCCTAAACCTGTTACACCTCACCCTAATGAAGCTAGCACTAAATTGTTGCAGGAGAAGAAGGCTGGGGTGACTATCACATTATATTCCAGAGTCTTAAGGTCCGCATACAGATGTAGATCTTATTCTGAAATTGGTGCTTACATTCATGGCGGGAAGAGGAAAGCTTCTGCCACAGGAGCTAGCCATGTAGTCCATTCCCTAATCTGTAGTGTCAACAGAGATACCTTTCTCTTCCACAGTCCCCCAGAGCTCTGCCAAAAAGCCAGAGAAAGCAGCTCTGTGCTAAAAAGGTGATAAAATAGTGCCTCCGCTGTTTGTTTCCAGCCGCCTTCTATCCATTCATCCgtaacattttgtatttttacttggACAGGTTATTCAGAGGACGGTGGTGCCCTGCGAGGAGAGGTTATCCCAGAGCATGAGTTTGCAACTGGACCAGTGTGTCTTGATGACGAGAATGAGTTTCCTCCTGTGAGCATTCGGGACCCCTAAAACTGCAGTTCAGCCCTCATGCCAAGAAGAAAGTATTAACTTCTCACAGAAGAGATACTGTTGCCCCCACCTTGTCCCAGCTCACTGTGAAGCCTAAAATAACTAATTAAGTTATAGGGACAGTGCCAGGAAAAGTACACCCCCACTAAATGGCAGCTAGGGATGGGGCAAAGAGGATCAAACCTAGTAATTTGAGATGGATCTGAACAAACTATTTGAATGAAGTGCAGATGCAGCATGACGTTCAGATCCAGATCTGACCTTTGTGCCTTGCGCAGATTTCTAGCATTACCAGGAATAGCTTTAACTTGAACAATACCATcacatagaaataaaaatgtaatacttCCTGTTGCATTTATAGTCAGTTGTATTAGTTTA
Encoded here:
- the WIPI1 gene encoding WD repeat domain phosphoinositide-interacting protein 1; protein product: MEAAAEAPGGSAALSCFSYNQDCTSLAIGTTTGYRLFSLSSVEQLDQVHESNEIPDVYIVERLFSSSLVVVVSHAKPQQMNVYHFKKGTEICNYSYSSNILSIRLNRQRLVVCLEESIYIHNIKDMKLLKTILDTPPNTTGLCALSINHANSYLAYPGSATSGEIALYDGNTLKTACTIPAHDGPLAALAFNSTGSKLASASEKGTVIRVFSIPGGQKLYEFRRGMKRYVNISSLVFSMDSQFLCASSNTETVHIFKLEHLTDSRPEEPPTWSGYMGKMFQAATNYLPAQVSGMMNQDRAFATVRLNISGQRNICALSTIQKLPRLLVTTSDGHLYIYNLDPQDGGECVLIKKHSLLGSGKMEENTENDLRPPLPQSYAATVARQSTVPSTSTMPGYSEDGGALRGEVIPEHEFATGPVCLDDENEFPPIILCRGGQPGKAKRS